Proteins from a single region of Engystomops pustulosus chromosome 5, aEngPut4.maternal, whole genome shotgun sequence:
- the NPBWR1 gene encoding neuropeptides B/W receptor type 1, with translation MENISVDYLSNSSRRSEWLNGSISQVIPNFYLALPIIYSIICAVGLTGNTAVIYVILKAPKMKSVTNMFILNLAIADELFTLVLPINIVDYLLLQWPFGEFMCKLIISIDEYNTFSSIYFLTVMSIDRYLVVVATVESKKLSYRTYRAAKIVSLCVWTFVTIIILPFVIFAKIHQEHGRLQCLFVFPNPEGLWWQMSRIYTLILGFAIPVSTICILYTMMLYKLRRMRLNSNAKALDKAKKKVTFMVAIILAVCLLCWTPYHLSTVVALTTDIPQTPMVIGISLFITSLSYANSCLNPFLYAFLDDNFRKSFRKLVECNRS, from the coding sequence ATGGAAAACATATCTGTGGATTATTTATCAAATTCATCAAGAAGGTCGGAGTGGCTGAATGGATCAATATCACAGGTCATTCCTAACTTCTATCTGGCATTAcccatcatttattccattatcTGTGCAGTTGGATTGACTGGAAACACTGCCGTCATTTATGTCATCCTCAAAGCTCCGAAAATGAAATCTGTCACCAATATGTTCATTCTGAACTTGGCAATAGCAGATGAACTCTTCACACTGGTCCTTCCCATTAATATAGTTGACTACTTGCTGCTGCAGTGGCCCTTTGGAGAGTTTATGTGTAAGCTGATAATATCCATTGATGAATATAATACCTTTTCCAGCATTTATTTCCTAACTGTTATGAGCATCGACAGATACCTTGTGGTAGTGGCAACTGTAGAATCGAAGAAACTTTCCTATCGGACCTATCGAGCAGCCAAAATCGTCAGCCTTTGTGTATGGACTTTTGTTACCATAATAATTCTGCCTTTTGTGATCTTTGCCAAGATTCACCAAGAGCATGGCCGATTGCAGTGTCTTTTTGTTTTTCCTAACCCAGAAGGCTTGTGGTGGCAGATGAGCAGGATCTACACCCTCATTTTGGGGTTTGCCATACCTGTGTCTACTATCTGCATCTTATATACCATGATGCTTTACAAATTGAGAAGAATGCGCCTGAATAGTAATGCAAAGGCATTAGATAAAGCCAAGAAAAAAGTGACGTTCATGGTTGCCATCATTTTAGCAGTATGCTTGCTTTGCTGGACTCCTTATCATCTCAGTACTGTGGTGGCCTTAACCACAGACATCCCACAGACTCCAATGGTTATTGGGATTTCTCTGTTCATCACCAGCTTGAGCTATGCCAATAGCTGCCTCAATCCATTTCTTTATGCATTTTTAGATGACAATTTTAGGAAAAGCTTTCGGAAACTTGTAGAATGCAATAGGTCATAA